A single region of the Ctenopharyngodon idella isolate HZGC_01 chromosome 21, HZGC01, whole genome shotgun sequence genome encodes:
- the eif4ebp1 gene encoding eukaryotic translation initiation factor 4E-binding protein 1 — protein sequence MSMGSQKTTSQAIPTTRRITINDAAHMPHDYSTTPGGTLFSTTPGGTRIIYDRKFLLDCRSSPLARTPPCCLPDIPGVTSPPSVTMNNDKAHPKQTVNNNRISPPADKSAGEDAQFEMDI from the exons ATGTCCATGGGCAGTCAGAAGACCACCAGTCAGGCAATTCCGACCACCAGACGAATCACAATCAACGATGCGGCCCATATGCCTCATGATTACTCTACAACGCCCGGAGGGACCCTTTTTAGCACGACTCCTGGAG GCACCCGGATCATCTATGACCGAAAGTTCCTGCTGGACTGTCGCAGCTCCCCGTTGGCACGCACACCACCCTGCTGCCTCCCTGACATTCCGGGGGTGACCAGTCCTCCTTCAGTCACCATGAATAATGACAAGGCCCACCCCAAACAGACTGTCAATAATAACCGCATCAGCCCCCCAGCGGACAAGAGCGCAG